A window of the Roseburia sp. 831b genome harbors these coding sequences:
- a CDS encoding flagellar protein: MDVRNCRNCGRMFNYLGGQPICPSCQAVLEEKFRQVKTYIEDNPHAPVAAVAEENDVSVKQIKQWIREERLAFSDDSIEGIECEGCGKLIRTGRFCEACKNSMAHEMRDAIEKPKKIIEPPKKKDRDGDKMRFLK; the protein is encoded by the coding sequence ATGGATGTTAGAAATTGCAGAAACTGTGGACGAATGTTTAATTATCTTGGCGGACAGCCGATTTGTCCAAGTTGTCAGGCGGTGCTGGAAGAGAAGTTCCGTCAGGTGAAAACTTATATCGAGGATAATCCACATGCCCCGGTGGCTGCTGTGGCAGAGGAGAATGATGTCTCCGTCAAACAGATTAAACAGTGGATTCGTGAAGAAAGACTGGCATTTTCTGACGATTCCATAGAAGGAATTGAGTGTGAGGGATGTGGCAAGCTGATTCGGACGGGAAGATTCTGTGAGGCATGCAAGAATTCCATGGCACATGAGATGCGCGATGCGATTGAGAAACCAAAGAAAATCATCGAGCCTCCGAAGAAAAAAGACCGTGATGGCGATAAGATGCGTTTCTTAAAATAA
- the flgF gene encoding flagellar basal-body rod protein FlgF, translating into MVKGLYTAYTGMINEQKRLDTLSNNLANAATNGFKKEGMTSQTFSDELAIKIKDTSYYNMAKKLGTMSMGVHVGESYTDYSQGSYDETGNETDFALDGDGFFAISFTDKAGNTSVKYTRDGAFTINTQGYLVTKDGDYVLNANGALNSDPGQANYIRLDPNQDVTVDELGNIYQNDQVVARLGVVDVADYNYIEHYGENMYQLVQGGQVTASDAKVNQGFIEMSNVNVVNEMVDMITIARAYQAGQKVINSIDDTLDKAVNQVGKV; encoded by the coding sequence ATGGTAAAAGGATTATACACTGCTTACACAGGCATGATTAATGAGCAGAAACGATTAGACACATTATCGAATAACCTTGCAAATGCTGCAACCAATGGCTTTAAAAAAGAAGGAATGACTTCTCAGACATTCAGTGATGAGCTTGCAATTAAAATCAAGGATACCTCTTATTATAACATGGCGAAGAAATTAGGAACCATGAGCATGGGAGTACATGTAGGGGAATCTTATACAGATTATAGCCAGGGAAGTTATGATGAGACGGGAAATGAGACCGATTTTGCATTGGATGGCGATGGATTTTTTGCAATCTCTTTTACAGACAAGGCTGGGAATACATCCGTAAAATATACAAGAGATGGTGCATTTACCATTAATACACAGGGATATCTTGTGACAAAAGACGGAGATTATGTGTTGAACGCAAACGGTGCACTGAATTCAGATCCGGGACAGGCGAATTATATTCGCCTTGATCCAAACCAGGATGTTACCGTGGATGAACTTGGAAATATCTACCAGAACGACCAGGTGGTTGCGAGATTAGGCGTTGTTGATGTCGCAGATTATAATTACATAGAACATTATGGCGAGAATATGTATCAGTTAGTGCAGGGTGGTCAGGTTACAGCATCTGATGCAAAAGTAAATCAGGGATTTATTGAGATGTCAAATGTTAATGTTGTGAACGAAATGGTCGATATGATTACTATAGCAAGAGCTTATCAGGCAGGACAGAAAGTCATCAATTCAATTGATGACACTCTTGATAAAGCAGTAAACCAGGTAGGTAAAGTTTAA
- a CDS encoding CdaR family protein — protein sequence MLKKLGKILTNNFGLKILAILFAMILWLVVVNIDDPTRTKPFTTNVTLENSDYITGTLEKYYEVTNDSTTVTFSVSAKRSILEKLSSTAFSASADMERIEYNDKAKTYQIPITISVNGYSASQVAVVSRTQYVTVDLEELTTKKVMITANTEGEVADGCAIGDVSIDTTNVVNVSGPKSIVSKINSAVATINVDGMTDDITDNVIPVLYDADGNVIDTTKLKLSIDVVTVTAKILGTKEVELAVDTMGEPADGYEVTGTEFSPGTVKIKGTASVLNAVTKIEIPVEVLDISGATSDFVKEIDVTSYLPDGVSLVDKSENKVTVTVHVEEVVTKDFDVPVSNLSITNVASNYNAAFEVETVKITVSGLASDMNRLNVANISGTVDVSGLGKGVHMAQVSWNLDDSIYSVKTNVTASVSLTEKQEADSETTDNTDNTENGTNTSGTGSSGSGNGTSGTGTAGSGTTGSETNGNGTSGNTGGTSSGTTGSSSSSKAGDESGT from the coding sequence ATGTTAAAAAAGCTGGGCAAGATCTTAACGAATAACTTCGGCCTGAAAATCCTTGCAATTTTGTTTGCAATGATCCTCTGGCTAGTGGTTGTCAATATTGATGATCCGACACGGACCAAACCGTTTACGACAAATGTCACATTGGAGAATTCCGACTACATTACCGGAACACTGGAAAAATATTATGAAGTCACAAATGACAGTACAACGGTAACGTTTTCAGTATCTGCAAAAAGAAGTATTCTGGAAAAATTAAGCAGTACTGCATTCAGTGCGTCGGCAGATATGGAACGAATTGAATATAATGACAAGGCAAAAACTTATCAGATTCCGATTACGATTTCTGTGAACGGATATAGTGCGTCCCAGGTTGCTGTTGTGTCACGAACACAGTATGTTACGGTTGACTTGGAAGAATTAACAACAAAGAAGGTTATGATTACCGCGAATACAGAGGGTGAAGTGGCGGATGGATGCGCGATTGGTGATGTTTCGATTGATACAACGAATGTTGTAAATGTATCAGGACCAAAATCCATTGTAAGCAAGATTAACTCTGCGGTTGCGACGATTAATGTGGATGGCATGACAGATGATATCACGGATAATGTCATTCCGGTTTTATATGATGCGGACGGTAATGTAATTGATACGACGAAGCTGAAATTAAGCATCGATGTTGTTACGGTAACAGCGAAGATTCTTGGTACCAAAGAGGTAGAATTAGCGGTTGATACGATGGGTGAGCCGGCAGATGGATATGAAGTGACGGGAACAGAGTTTTCGCCGGGTACAGTCAAGATAAAAGGCACGGCGTCTGTTTTGAATGCTGTGACAAAAATTGAGATTCCGGTGGAAGTCTTAGATATTTCCGGCGCCACCAGTGATTTTGTAAAAGAAATCGATGTGACCTCCTATTTACCGGATGGAGTCTCATTGGTTGATAAGAGTGAGAACAAAGTAACCGTCACAGTGCATGTAGAAGAAGTTGTGACAAAAGATTTTGATGTGCCGGTTTCGAACTTGTCAATTACCAATGTTGCAAGCAACTATAATGCAGCATTTGAGGTGGAAACGGTCAAGATTACAGTGAGTGGTCTTGCGTCTGATATGAACCGGTTGAATGTTGCAAATATTTCCGGAACGGTAGATGTGAGTGGCCTTGGAAAAGGTGTTCATATGGCACAGGTATCCTGGAATTTGGATGACAGTATCTATTCGGTAAAAACGAATGTGACAGCGTCTGTAAGTCTGACTGAAAAACAGGAAGCAGATTCAGAGACAACGGATAACACGGATAATACGGAAAATGGAACAAATACTTCAGGAACAGGCTCTTCTGGAAGTGGAAATGGTACTTCGGGGACAGGAACTGCTGGCAGCGGAACTACCGGAAGTGAGACGAATGGAAACGGAACTTCTGGAAATACTGGTGGAACAAGCAGTGGAACCACTGGAAGTTCTTCGTCTTCCAAGGCAGGGGATGAGAGTGGTACATAA
- a CDS encoding ComF family protein, with protein sequence MGEKRIWDFIFPRRCPICDEIAPAGELICTECQKEVTIISEPTCKRCGKSVENERIEFCYDCTKKHHEFTQGKAVFLYQKGIKQSLYRFKYSNKREYAAYYAREAVKEYGDWLLHHKVEAIIPIPMYRGKQRLRGYNQAEVFAREIGKQMQLPVLNNTVIRIRNTVPQKQLNDVERKNNLKKAFKIRDNIVKYKIIVLIDDIYTTGSTMDAVSKELKKAGVEEIYFLCISIGAGC encoded by the coding sequence ATGGGGGAAAAGAGAATATGGGATTTTATTTTTCCAAGAAGATGCCCAATTTGTGACGAAATTGCACCGGCGGGAGAACTAATCTGTACAGAATGCCAGAAAGAGGTAACAATCATCAGCGAACCGACCTGTAAACGCTGTGGAAAATCTGTGGAGAATGAGCGAATTGAATTCTGCTATGATTGCACAAAGAAACATCATGAATTCACACAAGGGAAAGCAGTTTTTCTTTATCAAAAAGGAATCAAGCAGTCTTTGTATCGGTTTAAGTATAGCAATAAAAGAGAATATGCGGCTTATTACGCAAGGGAAGCTGTAAAAGAATATGGAGACTGGCTGCTGCACCACAAAGTAGAAGCAATCATTCCGATTCCGATGTATCGGGGCAAGCAACGTCTTCGTGGATATAATCAGGCAGAGGTATTTGCCAGGGAAATTGGAAAACAAATGCAATTGCCGGTTTTGAACAATACTGTCATAAGAATCCGAAATACAGTGCCTCAAAAACAATTAAATGACGTCGAACGCAAAAATAATCTGAAAAAAGCTTTTAAAATTCGGGATAATATTGTAAAATATAAAATAATAGTATTAATTGATGATATTTATACGACGGGAAGCACAATGGACGCCGTTTCAAAAGAATTGAAAAAGGCGGGCGTAGAAGAGATTTATTTTTTGTGCATCAGTATCGGAGCAGGATGTTAA
- a CDS encoding rod shape-determining protein: MVGTDIGIDLGTASILVYIKGKGVVLKEPSVVAFDRDTNKIKAIGEEARLMLGRTPGNIVAVRPLRQGVISDYTVTEKMIKYFIQKALGKKSFRKPRISVCIPSGATEVERKAVEDATYQAGAREVAIIEEPIAAAIGAGIDISRPCGNMIVDIGGGTADIAVISLGGSVVSTSIKIAGDDFNEALVRYMRKKHNLLIGERTAEDIKIKIGSCFPLAQNETMDVRGRNLVTGLPKTVTVSSEETEEALREPTLQIVEAVHSVLEKTPPELAADIADRGIVLTGGGALLRGLEELIEDRTGINTMTADEPMTCVAIGTGKFVEFLSGKRDDD; the protein is encoded by the coding sequence ATGGTTGGAACAGATATTGGTATCGATTTAGGTACTGCAAGTATATTAGTATATATTAAAGGAAAAGGCGTTGTGTTAAAAGAGCCATCCGTAGTGGCTTTTGACCGCGACACCAATAAGATTAAAGCAATCGGTGAAGAAGCAAGACTGATGCTTGGTAGAACACCGGGAAATATTGTAGCAGTAAGACCTCTTCGTCAGGGTGTTATTTCAGATTACACTGTGACAGAGAAGATGATTAAATATTTTATCCAGAAAGCACTTGGCAAGAAGAGCTTTCGTAAACCACGTATCAGCGTATGTATCCCAAGTGGTGCAACTGAGGTAGAGAGAAAAGCAGTAGAGGACGCAACTTATCAGGCTGGTGCCAGAGAAGTTGCAATTATTGAGGAGCCAATTGCGGCTGCAATCGGTGCTGGAATTGATATTTCAAGACCATGCGGAAACATGATTGTAGATATCGGTGGTGGTACCGCAGATATCGCAGTTATTTCTCTGGGTGGTTCTGTTGTCAGCACATCGATTAAGATTGCAGGTGATGATTTTAACGAGGCATTGGTTCGTTACATGAGAAAGAAACACAACCTCTTAATTGGTGAGAGAACAGCAGAAGACATTAAGATTAAAATCGGAAGCTGCTTCCCATTAGCTCAGAACGAGACAATGGATGTCAGAGGACGTAACTTGGTAACAGGACTTCCAAAGACTGTTACAGTATCTTCAGAGGAGACAGAAGAGGCATTGAGAGAGCCAACCTTACAGATTGTAGAAGCAGTACACTCTGTATTGGAGAAAACTCCACCAGAATTAGCTGCAGATATCGCAGACAGAGGAATTGTATTAACTGGTGGTGGAGCATTGCTCCGCGGTCTTGAGGAATTGATCGAGGACAGAACAGGTATCAATACCATGACAGCAGATGAACCTATGACCTGCGTTGCAATTGGTACTGGAAAATTCGTAGAATTTCTCTCAGGAAAAAGAGACGACGACTAG
- the cdaA gene encoding diadenylate cyclase CdaA: MKNVQNVTFYIETLLEKAYSYLPDVSITDVVEICIISFLFYQVLLWIKNTRAWMLLKGILVILTFVLIAAIFQMNTILWLAEKTFSVGVVALVVIFQPEMRKALENLGRKNFLASIIPIDFSKGTNEKFSDKTINELVKASFEMGKVKTGALIVVEDEIVLSEYERTGITVDGVLTSQLLINIFEKNTPLHDGAVIVRGDRVISATCYLPLSDSMTISKDLGTRHRAALGISEVSDSLTIVVSEETGKVSIALSGELYRNVDADFLRNKLAYIQKREQDISKIESWKRRLKNVKKAGQDLNE; this comes from the coding sequence GTGAAAAATGTGCAGAATGTTACATTTTATATAGAAACGTTATTGGAAAAGGCATATTCGTATTTACCGGATGTGTCAATAACGGATGTAGTGGAAATCTGCATTATTTCATTCCTGTTTTATCAGGTTCTGTTATGGATTAAAAATACAAGAGCCTGGATGTTACTAAAAGGTATTTTAGTCATTTTGACATTTGTGCTGATTGCAGCAATTTTCCAGATGAATACAATCCTCTGGCTGGCGGAAAAGACCTTTAGTGTCGGTGTGGTTGCCCTGGTTGTCATTTTCCAGCCTGAGATGCGGAAAGCCTTGGAGAATCTTGGACGAAAGAATTTTCTGGCCAGCATTATCCCGATTGATTTTTCAAAAGGTACCAATGAAAAATTCTCTGATAAAACCATCAATGAACTTGTAAAAGCCAGCTTTGAGATGGGCAAGGTAAAGACAGGCGCATTAATCGTAGTTGAGGACGAGATTGTATTAAGTGAATATGAGAGAACCGGTATCACGGTTGACGGTGTTTTGACAAGTCAGCTTTTAATCAATATCTTTGAAAAAAACACACCGTTACACGATGGTGCTGTAATTGTCCGTGGAGACCGTGTGATATCAGCAACCTGTTATCTGCCACTTTCTGACAGCATGACAATCAGCAAAGATTTGGGAACCAGACATCGTGCAGCACTTGGTATCAGCGAAGTAAGTGATTCACTTACAATTGTAGTTTCAGAGGAAACAGGTAAGGTATCCATAGCATTGTCCGGAGAATTATACCGGAATGTGGATGCTGATTTCCTACGCAATAAATTAGCTTATATTCAAAAGAGAGAGCAGGATATATCAAAAATTGAATCATGGAAGAGGAGGCTGAAAAATGTTAAAAAAGCTGGGCAAGATCTTAACGAATAA
- the recD2 gene encoding SF1B family DNA helicase RecD2, with amino-acid sequence MEKLAGYVEHIIYRNTDNGYTVLNLVSGEDEITCVGIFSDIAEGENIEAEGDYTSHPTYGKQFKVERFEEKAPEDEEAIERYLGSGAIKGIGLALAARIVRRFKEDTFRIIEEEPERLAEIKGISERKAMEIAAQVNEKRDLRQAMIFLQQYGITMNLAVKVYAEYGQEVYGIIKENPYRLADDIAGVGFRTADEIASRVGIRTDSDFRIKSGILYTLLQASAEGHTYLPQEELTKRASNLLEVEPEYIERHYMDLAIERKIIMKQMQEQTQIYAATFYYMEANTATMLRGLNVSYDVPDIEIEQRIRKIEKQTGMTLDEHQVTAVKEAVRNGLLIITGGPGTGKTTTINTIIRYFESEGMDIFLAAPTGRAAKRMSETTGFEARTIHRMLELNGGMEGSAGFERNETNPLETDVIIIDEMSMVDISLMTSLLKAIVAGTRLILVGDVNQLPSVGPGSVLKDIIDSGTCNVVKLTKIFRQASESDIIVNAHKINRGEEVTLDNKSMDFFFLKRYDADVIISVTLQLIKQKLPKFVNATPYDIQVLTPMRKGLLGVERLNGILQQYMNPPEKGKREKEVGSTLFREGDKIMQTRNNYQLEWEIRSKYGLTIDKGTGVFNGDMGVIREINDYTEIVTVEFEEGRMVEYPFKLLEELELAYAITIHKSQGSEYPAVVIPLLSGPAMLMNRNLLYTAVTRARKCVTLVGNDVTFQQMIQNTSQQKRYSGLANRLREQAENL; translated from the coding sequence GTGGAAAAGTTAGCAGGTTATGTGGAACACATTATATACCGGAATACAGACAATGGATATACCGTATTAAACCTTGTCAGTGGAGAGGATGAAATTACCTGTGTCGGTATTTTCTCGGACATTGCAGAAGGAGAGAATATCGAAGCGGAGGGTGATTACACATCACATCCGACCTATGGAAAACAGTTCAAGGTGGAACGGTTTGAAGAAAAGGCACCGGAGGATGAGGAGGCAATCGAGCGTTATCTGGGATCTGGAGCAATCAAGGGGATTGGCCTGGCACTGGCAGCCCGGATTGTGCGCCGCTTTAAAGAAGATACATTTCGAATCATCGAGGAAGAACCGGAGAGGCTTGCAGAGATAAAAGGAATCAGTGAGCGAAAGGCAATGGAGATTGCAGCCCAGGTGAATGAGAAAAGAGACCTCCGTCAGGCAATGATTTTTTTACAGCAATATGGAATTACGATGAATCTTGCAGTAAAAGTGTATGCGGAATATGGTCAGGAAGTATATGGAATTATCAAGGAAAATCCATACCGTCTGGCAGATGATATTGCGGGAGTGGGATTTCGTACAGCAGATGAGATTGCCAGTAGGGTTGGAATTCGCACAGACTCTGATTTCCGAATTAAAAGTGGTATACTGTATACACTTTTACAGGCGTCTGCAGAGGGACATACCTATTTGCCACAGGAGGAACTGACGAAACGTGCCAGTAATCTGTTGGAGGTAGAGCCAGAGTACATCGAACGTCATTATATGGATCTTGCAATTGAGAGAAAAATCATCATGAAACAAATGCAGGAACAGACGCAGATATATGCTGCAACTTTTTATTATATGGAAGCGAACACGGCAACGATGCTAAGGGGGTTGAATGTATCCTATGATGTCCCGGATATTGAGATTGAACAGCGCATTCGGAAAATAGAAAAGCAGACAGGCATGACGTTAGATGAACATCAGGTGACTGCGGTAAAAGAGGCAGTCCGAAATGGACTTCTTATTATCACAGGTGGTCCTGGTACCGGTAAGACAACAACCATCAATACGATTATCCGTTATTTTGAGTCGGAAGGGATGGATATTTTCCTCGCGGCACCGACCGGACGTGCGGCAAAGAGAATGAGTGAGACAACAGGATTTGAAGCGCGGACGATTCACCGTATGCTGGAATTGAATGGTGGGATGGAAGGCAGCGCCGGTTTTGAGCGAAACGAGACCAATCCTCTTGAGACGGATGTCATTATTATCGATGAGATGTCAATGGTGGATATCAGCCTAATGACTTCGCTTTTAAAAGCAATCGTGGCTGGAACCAGATTGATTTTGGTTGGCGATGTCAACCAGCTGCCAAGTGTCGGACCGGGAAGCGTACTAAAAGACATCATTGATTCCGGTACCTGTAATGTTGTAAAACTAACCAAGATTTTCCGTCAGGCAAGTGAGAGTGATATTATTGTCAATGCGCATAAAATTAATCGAGGAGAAGAAGTAACATTAGATAATAAGAGCATGGATTTCTTTTTCTTAAAGCGATATGACGCGGATGTGATTATCAGTGTGACGTTGCAGCTGATTAAGCAAAAACTTCCAAAGTTTGTCAATGCAACACCGTATGATATCCAGGTTTTAACTCCAATGAGAAAAGGACTTCTTGGTGTGGAAAGACTGAATGGAATTCTTCAACAGTATATGAATCCGCCTGAAAAAGGAAAAAGGGAAAAAGAAGTCGGCTCCACTCTTTTTCGGGAGGGAGATAAGATTATGCAGACCCGCAATAATTATCAGTTGGAGTGGGAGATTCGGAGTAAGTACGGACTAACAATCGATAAGGGAACCGGTGTGTTCAATGGAGATATGGGAGTCATTCGTGAAATCAACGATTACACAGAGATTGTAACGGTTGAATTTGAGGAAGGAAGAATGGTAGAGTACCCGTTTAAACTTTTGGAAGAGTTGGAACTTGCATACGCAATTACGATTCACAAATCCCAGGGTAGTGAATATCCGGCGGTTGTGATTCCGCTTTTGAGTGGACCGGCAATGTTAATGAACCGGAATCTTCTTTATACAGCGGTCACACGTGCGAGAAAATGCGTCACTTTGGTCGGAAATGACGTGACATTTCAGCAAATGATACAAAATACCTCTCAGCAAAAACGATACAGCGGCTTGGCTAACCGGTTGCGCGAACAGGCAGAAAACCTATAA
- a CDS encoding flagellar hook-basal body protein yields MMRALYTAASGMIAQQTSVDTISNNIANVNTTGFKSNKTEFKSLLYQNIQTRTTSANGEQKPIGAQVGLGTRVSSTTSSFTQGTLTESESNSAFALKGSGFFAVRGVNGETYYTRNGDFSWAMGTNGVTLCTSEGYPVLDSNGNQIVIPGNVNSEKVVVDGYGQIGYYNLDGTYTNMNQTLGVFQFNNPAGLEKTSSSLYEATVASGNPMNEATTVGLTRSQVNQKYLESSNVQVADEMVNLIVAQRAYQLNSKAITTADDMLEQANNLKR; encoded by the coding sequence ATGATGAGAGCACTTTATACTGCGGCAAGCGGAATGATTGCCCAGCAGACAAGCGTTGATACAATTTCAAACAATATTGCGAATGTAAATACAACAGGGTTTAAATCCAACAAAACAGAATTTAAATCGTTGTTATACCAGAACATTCAGACCAGAACAACAAGTGCCAATGGTGAGCAAAAACCAATTGGGGCACAGGTTGGACTTGGTACCAGAGTTTCTTCTACAACTTCATCTTTTACGCAGGGAACCTTGACAGAAAGCGAAAGCAATTCTGCATTTGCTTTAAAAGGAAGCGGTTTCTTTGCGGTAAGAGGTGTGAATGGAGAGACTTATTATACCAGAAATGGTGACTTTAGCTGGGCAATGGGAACAAACGGCGTGACTTTATGTACATCAGAAGGTTATCCTGTTTTGGACTCCAATGGCAACCAGATTGTCATTCCGGGTAATGTGAATTCAGAAAAAGTAGTTGTGGATGGATACGGACAGATTGGATATTACAATCTGGATGGAACATATACCAACATGAATCAGACACTTGGAGTTTTCCAGTTTAATAATCCGGCAGGTCTGGAGAAGACATCTTCCAGTCTCTATGAGGCAACAGTAGCTTCCGGCAATCCGATGAATGAAGCTACAACAGTAGGACTTACAAGAAGCCAGGTAAATCAGAAATATCTGGAATCTTCTAATGTCCAGGTTGCAGATGAGATGGTGAACCTTATTGTTGCACAACGTGCCTATCAGTTGAATTCAAAAGCGATTACAACTGCGGACGATATGCTGGAACAGGCAAACAATTTGAAACGATAA